Proteins encoded within one genomic window of Streptomyces taklimakanensis:
- the mtrB gene encoding MtrAB system histidine kinase MtrB: MTRGGRLLPTGLLSEGATGGRAHPVFRMFVRWVRRPLLPVVRLWRRNLQLRVVAATLLMSLAVVLLLGLVVIGQVRNGLLEAKRQAAQSQATGGFAVAEQMADAAADGRAEGEGGDGRRGVQDTGIWLSNLVAQLASGGQGVYYLVALSSDEEAGTFGADGITGTHGPRASGLVKPEESVSEAMRQTLDESPDAHEQHGRVVLDGGRTEAALIIGKRLNDPNGDPYQLYYLFPFEQEEKSLSLVKGTLATAGVFVVVLLGAIAWLVVRQVVTPVRMAARISERLAAGRLQERMKITGEDDIARLGESFNKMARNLQLKIQQLEELSRMQRRFVSDVSHELRTPLTTVRMAADVIHEARDEFDPVTKRSAELLLGQLDRFESLLADLLEISRFDAGAAALEAEPVDLRDVVRRVLEGAEPLAERKGSRFLVHGDERPVIAEADARRVERVLRNLVVNAVEHGEGRDVVVRLASGDGAVAVAVRDYGVGLKPGEANRVFNRFWRADPARARTTGGTGLGLSIAVEDARLHGGWLQAWGEPGGGSQFRLTIPRTAGEPLRGSPIPLEPADSRRRRGVTEALPGMARAAVPPGPGPVAALPRGSGGEGDRGGDGTGRGARPGTADRADATGTTDTARATDTAGTTGSARERGRDANRHDGD, from the coding sequence ATGACGCGAGGCGGTCGACTCCTCCCCACCGGATTGCTCTCCGAGGGCGCGACGGGCGGTCGGGCGCACCCCGTGTTCCGGATGTTCGTCCGTTGGGTGCGGCGTCCGCTGCTGCCCGTGGTACGGCTGTGGCGGCGCAACCTCCAGTTGCGGGTGGTGGCCGCCACACTGCTGATGTCGCTCGCGGTGGTCCTGCTGCTCGGCCTGGTGGTCATCGGTCAGGTCCGCAACGGCCTGTTGGAGGCCAAGCGGCAGGCCGCGCAGAGCCAGGCGACCGGCGGTTTCGCGGTGGCCGAGCAGATGGCCGACGCCGCCGCCGACGGCCGTGCCGAGGGGGAGGGCGGCGACGGCCGCCGGGGTGTCCAGGACACCGGCATCTGGCTGAGCAACCTGGTGGCGCAGCTCGCCAGCGGCGGGCAGGGCGTCTACTACCTGGTGGCGCTCAGTTCCGACGAGGAGGCGGGCACCTTCGGCGCGGACGGGATCACCGGCACCCACGGTCCGCGCGCCTCGGGCCTGGTGAAGCCCGAGGAGAGCGTGTCGGAGGCGATGCGGCAGACCCTGGACGAGAGCCCGGACGCCCACGAGCAGCACGGCAGGGTGGTGCTCGACGGCGGCCGGACGGAGGCCGCGCTGATCATAGGCAAGCGGCTCAACGACCCCAACGGCGACCCGTACCAGCTCTACTACCTGTTCCCGTTCGAACAGGAGGAGAAGTCCCTCAGCCTGGTCAAGGGCACCCTGGCCACGGCCGGGGTGTTCGTGGTGGTGCTGCTGGGCGCGATCGCCTGGCTCGTGGTGCGGCAGGTCGTCACCCCGGTGCGGATGGCCGCCCGGATCTCCGAGCGGCTCGCCGCCGGACGCCTCCAGGAACGGATGAAGATCACCGGTGAGGACGACATCGCGCGCCTGGGGGAGTCGTTCAACAAAATGGCCAGAAACCTCCAGTTGAAGATCCAGCAACTGGAGGAGCTCTCCCGGATGCAGCGGCGTTTCGTCTCGGACGTCTCGCACGAGCTGCGCACCCCGCTCACCACGGTCCGGATGGCGGCGGACGTCATCCACGAGGCACGGGACGAGTTCGACCCGGTGACCAAACGGTCGGCCGAACTGCTGTTGGGGCAGCTCGACCGCTTCGAGTCGCTGCTGGCGGACCTGTTGGAGATCAGCCGTTTCGACGCCGGGGCGGCCGCCCTGGAGGCCGAGCCGGTGGATCTGCGGGACGTGGTCCGACGCGTGCTGGAGGGGGCCGAGCCGTTGGCCGAACGCAAGGGCAGCCGTTTCCTGGTGCACGGCGACGAGCGGCCGGTGATCGCCGAGGCCGATGCCCGCCGCGTCGAACGGGTGCTGCGCAACCTGGTGGTCAACGCCGTCGAGCACGGCGAGGGCCGGGACGTCGTGGTCCGGCTGGCCTCCGGGGACGGGGCGGTGGCCGTGGCCGTGCGCGACTACGGCGTCGGGCTCAAACCGGGTGAGGCCAACCGCGTCTTCAACCGTTTCTGGCGCGCCGATCCGGCCCGGGCCCGCACCACCGGCGGCACCGGTCTGGGACTGTCCATCGCGGTCGAGGACGCCCGGCTGCACGGCGGCTGGCTACAGGCCTGGGGCGAGCCGGGCGGGGGGTCGCAGTTCCGCCTGACCATCCCGCGGACGGCCGGGGAACCCCTGCGCGGTTCCCCGATCCCGCTGGAGCCCGCCGACTCGCGCCGCAGGCGCGGCGTGACGGAGGCCCTGCCGGGCATGGCGCGGGCCGCCGTGCCGCCGGGACCGGGACCGGTGGCGGCACTGCCTCGGGGCAGTGGGGGCGAAGGGGACCGTGGTGGGGACGGCACGGGGCGCGGCGCCCGCCCGGGGACGGCGGACAGGGCGGACGCGACCGGCACGACCGACACGGCGAGGGCGACGGACACGGCAGGGACGACCGGGAGCGCGAGGGAGCGGGGACGCGATGCGAACCGGCACGACGGTGACTGA
- the mtrA gene encoding two-component system response regulator MtrA, with the protein MKGRVLVVDDDTALAEMLGIVLRGEGFEPSFVSDGDKALAAFRETKPDLVLLDLMLPGRDGIEVCRLIRAESGVPIVMLTAKSDTVDVVVGLESGADDYIVKPFKPKELVARIRARLRRSEEPAPEQLAIGDLVIDVAGHSVKRDGQSIALTPLEFDLLVALARKPWQVFTREVLLEQVWGYRHAADTRLVNVHVQRLRSKVEKDPERPEIVVTVRGVGYKAGPS; encoded by the coding sequence ATGAAGGGACGCGTCCTGGTCGTCGACGACGACACCGCACTGGCAGAGATGCTCGGCATCGTGCTGCGCGGGGAGGGCTTCGAACCGTCGTTCGTGTCGGACGGCGACAAGGCCCTCGCTGCCTTCCGCGAGACCAAGCCCGACCTCGTACTGCTCGACCTGATGCTGCCCGGGCGGGACGGCATCGAGGTGTGTCGGCTGATCCGGGCGGAGTCCGGCGTGCCGATCGTCATGCTCACCGCCAAGAGCGACACCGTCGACGTGGTGGTCGGCCTGGAGTCGGGTGCCGACGACTACATCGTCAAGCCGTTCAAGCCCAAGGAGCTGGTGGCGCGCATCCGGGCCCGGCTGCGCCGCTCCGAGGAGCCGGCGCCCGAACAGCTGGCCATCGGGGACCTGGTGATCGACGTGGCGGGACACTCGGTGAAGCGGGACGGTCAGTCCATCGCCCTGACCCCGCTGGAGTTCGACCTGCTGGTCGCCCTCGCCCGCAAACCCTGGCAGGTCTTCACCCGGGAGGTGCTGCTGGAGCAGGTGTGGGGCTACCGCCACGCGGCCGACACCCGGCTGGTCAACGTGCATGTGCAGCGGCTGCGCTCCAAGGTCGAGAAGGACCCGGAGCGGCCCGAGATCGTGGTGACCGTGCGGGGCGTGGGATACAAGGCCGGGCCCAGCTGA
- the mtnA gene encoding S-methyl-5-thioribose-1-phosphate isomerase produces MVDQTEGRFAAPAPDDAPVPVPAFRWEEPPEGPMVVVLDQTRLPVDEVELVCTDVPALVDAIRSLAVRGAPLLGLAGAYGVALAAARGYDVTEAAEHLAHARPTAVNLEYGVRRAERAYRAALRDGADLERAAAAALAEARALHREDAEASERMAAHGLGLLGELLPGGGYRILTHCNTGALVSGGGGTAFGVVRAAHRAGELRRLWVDETRPLLQGARLTAYEAAREGMAYTVLTDGAAGSLFAAGEVDAVLVGADRIAADGSVANKIGTYPLAVLARYHHVPFVVVAPVTTVDAGTADGASIEVEQRPGHEITEFAPPTVPGAGAEPGGGIPVAPLGARAYNPAFDVTPAELVTAIVTERGVVSPVTGDALAELWAGSASTSAGPRSGNGMMGS; encoded by the coding sequence ATGGTTGACCAGACTGAGGGCCGATTCGCGGCACCGGCCCCCGACGACGCACCGGTTCCCGTTCCCGCGTTCCGCTGGGAGGAACCTCCCGAGGGACCGATGGTGGTGGTGCTCGACCAGACCCGGTTGCCCGTCGACGAGGTCGAACTCGTCTGCACCGACGTCCCCGCCCTGGTGGACGCGATCCGTTCGCTCGCGGTGCGCGGGGCCCCGCTGCTGGGGTTGGCCGGCGCGTACGGCGTCGCACTGGCCGCGGCCCGCGGCTACGACGTGACCGAGGCCGCCGAGCACCTCGCGCACGCCCGACCGACGGCGGTCAACCTCGAGTACGGGGTGCGGCGGGCCGAGCGGGCGTACCGTGCCGCGCTCCGGGACGGCGCGGACCTGGAGCGGGCGGCCGCCGCGGCCCTGGCCGAGGCCCGTGCCCTGCACCGGGAGGACGCCGAGGCGAGCGAGCGGATGGCCGCGCACGGTCTGGGGCTGCTGGGGGAGCTGCTGCCGGGCGGCGGCTACCGGATCCTCACCCACTGCAACACCGGAGCGTTGGTGTCCGGTGGGGGAGGCACCGCGTTCGGGGTGGTGCGGGCCGCGCACCGCGCGGGCGAGCTGCGCAGGCTGTGGGTGGACGAGACCCGGCCGCTGCTCCAGGGCGCGCGGCTGACGGCCTACGAGGCGGCCCGCGAGGGCATGGCGTACACGGTCCTCACGGACGGCGCGGCCGGTTCCCTGTTCGCGGCCGGGGAGGTGGACGCGGTGCTGGTGGGGGCCGACCGGATCGCGGCCGACGGTTCGGTGGCGAACAAGATCGGCACCTATCCGCTGGCGGTCCTGGCCCGCTACCACCACGTGCCGTTCGTGGTGGTGGCGCCGGTGACGACGGTGGACGCGGGAACGGCCGACGGGGCCTCGATAGAGGTGGAGCAGCGGCCGGGCCACGAGATCACGGAGTTCGCGCCGCCGACCGTGCCGGGGGCGGGAGCCGAGCCGGGCGGTGGCATCCCGGTGGCCCCCCTGGGCGCGCGGGCGTACAACCCGGCCTTCGACGTCACTCCGGCGGAGCTGGTCACCGCGATCGTCACCGAGCGCGGCGTGGTCTCGCCGGTCACCGGCGATGCGCTGGCCGAGCTGTGGGCCGGTTCGGCATCGACCTCGGCGGGGCCGCGATCGGGTAATGGGATGATGGGCTCATGA
- a CDS encoding glycerophosphoryl diester phosphodiesterase membrane domain-containing protein gives MSDSPGWASPGSSPSDPPPASGGDASGAASTGQPEGREGGHGSDRGGDHGDKVPTDKAPSPPAGPQQPTNWSAQQPPAAPHGWGAPPPPPGQPGWGHWNQPPTVKPGVIPLRPLGVGEILDGAVTTARTHWRTALGISLVVAVMIQIVSTVATGIWLRDNSGLQALENETNPTAEDFREAFSGTASALGVEMLAALVGTVLATAMLTIVVSRAVLGRPVTIQEAWRDSRPQLLRLLGLTLLIMLIVTGVIVLGVLPGIMLGAAGSAVVGGLLAILGGLAGTAIAAWLWVRYSLSAPALMLERQGVSAALRRSAKLVRGSWWRIFGIQILTALLVFLVGMVVQLPFTLLAPLIGGSGPEGLLSGGVAEVTWTYLVIVGIGAVLASTITLPISAGVTALLYMDQRIRREALDLELARAAGVPGYEQPSGGPAPGH, from the coding sequence GTGAGTGACTCTCCGGGTTGGGCCTCACCCGGATCCTCCCCCTCCGATCCTCCCCCGGCGTCCGGCGGGGACGCGTCCGGCGCCGCCTCCACCGGACAGCCCGAGGGCCGCGAGGGCGGTCACGGGAGCGACCGCGGGGGCGACCACGGGGACAAGGTACCCACCGACAAGGCGCCCTCTCCGCCCGCCGGCCCGCAGCAGCCGACGAACTGGTCCGCGCAGCAGCCGCCCGCCGCGCCGCACGGCTGGGGCGCCCCTCCTCCGCCACCGGGACAGCCGGGCTGGGGCCACTGGAACCAGCCCCCCACCGTCAAGCCCGGCGTCATCCCGCTCCGCCCGCTGGGCGTCGGCGAGATCCTGGACGGGGCGGTCACCACGGCCCGCACCCACTGGCGGACGGCCCTGGGGATCTCGCTCGTCGTCGCGGTCATGATCCAGATCGTGTCGACCGTCGCCACCGGCATCTGGCTGCGGGACAACAGTGGTCTCCAGGCCCTCGAGAACGAGACCAACCCCACCGCCGAGGACTTCCGGGAGGCGTTCAGCGGCACCGCGAGCGCCCTGGGCGTCGAGATGCTGGCCGCCCTGGTCGGCACCGTCCTCGCCACCGCGATGCTCACCATCGTCGTCAGCCGTGCCGTCCTGGGGCGTCCGGTGACCATCCAGGAAGCCTGGCGGGACTCCCGGCCGCAGTTGCTGCGGCTGCTCGGCCTCACCCTGCTGATCATGCTGATCGTGACCGGCGTGATCGTCCTGGGCGTCCTGCCCGGCATCATGCTGGGAGCCGCGGGCTCCGCGGTGGTCGGCGGGCTCCTCGCCATCCTCGGCGGTCTCGCCGGTACCGCGATCGCCGCCTGGCTGTGGGTCCGCTACAGCCTCTCCGCGCCCGCGCTGATGCTGGAACGACAGGGCGTGTCCGCCGCGCTGCGCCGCTCCGCCAAACTCGTACGGGGTTCGTGGTGGCGCATCTTCGGCATCCAGATCCTCACGGCCCTGTTGGTCTTCCTGGTGGGCATGGTCGTCCAGCTTCCCTTCACCCTGCTGGCCCCGCTGATCGGCGGCAGCGGCCCCGAGGGCCTCCTGAGCGGAGGGGTCGCCGAGGTGACCTGGACGTACCTGGTCATCGTGGGCATCGGGGCGGTGCTCGCCTCCACCATCACCCTCCCGATCTCCGCCGGCGTCACCGCCCTGCTCTACATGGACCAGCGCATCCGTCGTGAGGCCCTCGACCTGGAGCTCGCCCGAGCCGCGGGCGTCCCCGGCTACGAACAGCCCTCCGGCGGCCCCGCGCCGGGGCACTGA
- a CDS encoding DUF4129 domain-containing protein, with amino-acid sequence MSKGAAVEAAERPLAAAPPDGEVPVTIPREPAREAAEDELSKPMYHENDPSLLRRLLDWVWDRIGDLLNAAAGATPGGWVGLTVVVLIVVLLLVALRLRMGALRPTPTVERRGDLFGARPRSAAEHRAEAERHAASGHWSEALQERMRALVRSLEERALLDPRPGRTADEAAAEASRVLPEHADALRAAAVAFDEVTYADRTADRAAYARLRDLDDAVRHSRPRLDGDFSGTTTTGGGAP; translated from the coding sequence GTGTCGAAGGGCGCGGCGGTGGAGGCGGCGGAACGCCCCCTCGCCGCCGCGCCGCCCGATGGCGAGGTGCCGGTGACGATCCCGCGCGAACCCGCGCGCGAGGCCGCCGAGGACGAACTGTCCAAGCCGATGTACCACGAGAACGACCCGAGCCTGCTGCGCCGCCTGCTCGACTGGGTGTGGGACCGGATCGGCGACCTCCTGAACGCCGCGGCCGGCGCCACCCCGGGCGGTTGGGTCGGCCTCACCGTCGTCGTCCTGATCGTCGTCCTGCTGTTGGTCGCCCTGCGGCTGCGCATGGGCGCCCTGCGTCCCACCCCCACCGTCGAACGTCGCGGCGACCTCTTCGGCGCACGTCCCCGCAGCGCCGCCGAACACCGCGCCGAGGCCGAGCGGCACGCGGCCTCGGGCCACTGGAGCGAGGCCCTCCAGGAACGGATGAGGGCCCTGGTCCGTTCCCTGGAGGAACGTGCCCTACTCGATCCCCGCCCCGGCCGCACCGCCGACGAGGCCGCGGCCGAGGCCTCCCGTGTCCTCCCGGAGCACGCCGACGCCCTACGCGCCGCCGCGGTGGCCTTCGACGAGGTCACGTACGCCGACCGCACCGCCGACCGGGCCGCGTACGCCCGGCTCCGCGACCTCGACGACGCCGTCCGCCACAGCAGGCCCCGGCTCGACGGCGACTTCTCCGGCACCACGACCACCGGTGGAGGCGCCCCGTGA
- a CDS encoding DUF4350 domain-containing protein: MTTSPSSAAAPTTSVSPTARHLWLRARGLLLAAAVLVLAGLAIAALRSGDRHGMLDPRSADRYGSRATAELLADHGVDTTVVTTTAEATRALGPDTTLLVANPDLLSADRQSALRAATADSGGRTVLLAPGPASVSGLAPGARAVAPTSVRTLSPSCDAPYARRAGRADLGGITYSTSAEDVDACYPSGELPTLLRLPENADGDTVLLGAPDLLYNQRLDEHGNASLALQLLGSRPHLVWYLPSPDDAAAGSGDRSFTELVPAGWKWGALQLAVAAVLAALWRARRLGPLVPEQLPVSVPASETTEGRARLYRQANARDHAADALRSAARVRLAALLGVPSSRAHLPEVLVPALASRTGDDEAPVHALLFGPAPTDDEALVRLADDLDLLERRITPSPTDKDRTP; the protein is encoded by the coding sequence GTGACCACGTCCCCCTCCTCCGCTGCCGCACCGACCACCTCGGTCTCGCCCACCGCCCGCCACCTGTGGCTCCGGGCCCGGGGCCTGCTGCTGGCCGCCGCCGTACTGGTCCTGGCCGGTCTGGCCATCGCCGCCCTGCGCTCCGGCGACCGGCACGGCATGCTCGATCCGCGCTCCGCCGACCGCTACGGCAGCCGAGCCACCGCCGAGCTCCTCGCCGATCACGGCGTGGACACCACCGTCGTCACCACCACGGCCGAGGCCACCCGGGCCCTGGGCCCCGACACCACCCTGCTGGTGGCCAACCCCGACCTGCTGAGCGCCGACCGGCAGTCCGCCCTGCGCGCCGCCACCGCCGACAGCGGAGGTCGGACCGTCCTGCTGGCCCCCGGGCCCGCCTCCGTGAGCGGCCTGGCCCCCGGGGCACGGGCCGTGGCCCCCACCTCCGTGCGGACGCTCTCCCCGTCCTGTGACGCCCCCTACGCCAGGCGAGCCGGTCGGGCCGACCTCGGAGGCATCACCTACAGCACCTCCGCCGAGGACGTCGACGCCTGCTACCCCAGCGGCGAACTGCCCACCCTGCTCCGGCTGCCGGAGAACGCGGACGGCGACACCGTGCTGCTCGGCGCTCCGGACCTGCTGTACAACCAACGCCTCGACGAGCACGGCAACGCGTCGCTCGCCCTGCAGCTCCTCGGTTCCCGACCCCACCTGGTCTGGTACCTTCCCTCCCCGGACGACGCCGCCGCCGGCAGCGGCGACCGCAGCTTCACCGAACTCGTTCCCGCCGGGTGGAAGTGGGGCGCCCTCCAACTCGCCGTCGCCGCCGTCCTCGCCGCCCTGTGGCGGGCCCGACGCCTCGGTCCCCTCGTACCGGAACAACTGCCCGTCTCCGTTCCCGCGTCCGAGACCACCGAGGGACGCGCTCGTCTGTACCGGCAGGCGAACGCGCGGGACCATGCCGCGGACGCACTGCGCTCGGCCGCTCGGGTCCGGCTCGCCGCCCTCCTCGGGGTGCCTTCCTCCCGGGCCCACCTCCCCGAGGTCCTGGTGCCCGCCCTCGCCTCCCGCACCGGCGACGACGAAGCCCCGGTCCACGCCCTCCTCTTCGGCCCCGCCCCGACCGACGACGAAGCGCTCGTCCGGCTGGCCGACGATCTCGATCTCCTCGAACGCCGCATCACTCCGTCTCCTACAGACAAGGACCGCACCCCGTGA